A window from bacterium encodes these proteins:
- a CDS encoding ABC transporter ATP-binding protein produces the protein MREIVLRARQIVKTFHDGELDTQVLKGIDLEIAAGDFLALMGPSGSGKSTLMAILGTLLRPTSGTIEVAGKSTHEVADAALTGFRNRHLGFVFQFHHLLPDFTARENVMFPALAYHGRETAQARQRATDLLQRVGLGHRLDYKTPKLSGGQKQRVALARAVMMKPELVLADEPTGNLDRETAGEVMALLQDMRAREGTAFLISTHDPQIAARCDRVIQIVDGRIQS, from the coding sequence ATGAGGGAAATCGTGCTGCGGGCGCGGCAAATCGTCAAGACCTTTCACGACGGCGAACTGGATACGCAGGTGCTCAAGGGCATTGATTTGGAAATTGCCGCCGGCGATTTTCTGGCATTGATGGGACCGAGCGGCAGCGGCAAGAGCACGTTGATGGCGATTCTCGGCACCCTGTTGCGGCCGACCTCCGGCACCATCGAAGTGGCGGGCAAATCCACGCACGAAGTGGCTGATGCCGCGCTCACCGGCTTTCGCAACCGTCACCTGGGCTTCGTGTTTCAGTTTCATCATCTGTTGCCGGATTTCACCGCGCGGGAAAACGTGATGTTTCCGGCGCTCGCCTATCACGGCCGCGAGACCGCGCAAGCGCGGCAGCGCGCCACCGATTTGCTGCAACGCGTGGGCCTGGGCCACCGTCTCGATTACAAAACTCCAAAGCTCTCCGGCGGGCAAAAGCAGCGTGTCGCCCTGGCGCGCGCCGTGATGATGAAACCCGAGCTTGTGCTCGCCGATGAACCCACCGGCAACCTCGATCGCGAAACCGCCGGCGAAGTGATGGCGCTGTTGCAGGACATGCGCGCCCGCGAAGGCACCGCCTTCCTGATCAGCACGCATGATCCCCAAATCGCGGCGCGCTGTGATCGCGTCATTCAAATCGTGGACGGACGCATTCAATCCTGA